The Lycium barbarum isolate Lr01 chromosome 9, ASM1917538v2, whole genome shotgun sequence genome has a segment encoding these proteins:
- the LOC132611008 gene encoding uncharacterized protein LOC132611008 isoform X2, whose protein sequence is MFIHPLFISVRFVPFYLSIHYINPLLLLNLFVCLINPDCLTRLKLHGTRLIISLRMMPEDTTLRVNLLFFKYTFLFCSSSSHSLESPGLLKIKEDFILVSILAAKRKVSSISMLGFHHLLLRNGLQNGSHFLQLIWALDS, encoded by the exons ATGTTCATTCATCCTTTATTTATCTCCGTTCGGTTTGTTCCATTCTATCTGTCCATTCACTATATcaatcctcttcttcttcttaatctcTTTGTTTGTCTGATTAATCCTGACTGTTTAACGCGGCTAAAGCTCCATGGAACTCGCTTGATAATCTCCCTTAGAATGATGCCAGAAGATACTACTCTCCGG gtAAATCTCCTTTTTTTTAAGTACACCTTTCTCTTTTGCTCTTCTTCCTCCCACTCGCTAGAG TCTCCAGGGTTGTTGAAAATTAAAGAG GATTTCATACTTGTATCTATTTTGGCAGCTAAAAGAAAAGTGAGTTCCATCTCAATGCTTGGTTTCCATCACTTGCTGCTCCGGAACGGACTTCAAAACGGATCACATTTTCTCCAACTTATCTGGGCACTAGACTCATGA
- the LOC132611008 gene encoding uncharacterized protein LOC132611008 isoform X1: MFIHPLFISVRFVPFYLSIHYINPLLLLNLFVCLINPDCLTRLKLHGTRLIISLRMMPEDTTLRVNYEDAPRKFDPRLDVNLLFFKYTFLFCSSSSHSLESPGLLKIKEDFILVSILAAKRKVSSISMLGFHHLLLRNGLQNGSHFLQLIWALDS, translated from the exons ATGTTCATTCATCCTTTATTTATCTCCGTTCGGTTTGTTCCATTCTATCTGTCCATTCACTATATcaatcctcttcttcttcttaatctcTTTGTTTGTCTGATTAATCCTGACTGTTTAACGCGGCTAAAGCTCCATGGAACTCGCTTGATAATCTCCCTTAGAATGATGCCAGAAGATACTACTCTCCGGGTAAATTACGAAGATGCGCCGAGGAAATTTGACCCCCGTCTAGAT gtAAATCTCCTTTTTTTTAAGTACACCTTTCTCTTTTGCTCTTCTTCCTCCCACTCGCTAGAG TCTCCAGGGTTGTTGAAAATTAAAGAG GATTTCATACTTGTATCTATTTTGGCAGCTAAAAGAAAAGTGAGTTCCATCTCAATGCTTGGTTTCCATCACTTGCTGCTCCGGAACGGACTTCAAAACGGATCACATTTTCTCCAACTTATCTGGGCACTAGACTCATGA